A genome region from Natronobeatus ordinarius includes the following:
- a CDS encoding 50S ribosomal protein L23 — protein MSGIIDYPLVTEKAMNDMDFQNKLQFIVNVDATKPEITEAVEERFDVEVVKINTQVTMEGKKKATVTLSTDDDAQEVASRIGVF, from the coding sequence ATGAGCGGAATCATCGACTACCCGCTGGTGACCGAGAAGGCGATGAACGACATGGACTTCCAGAACAAGCTCCAGTTCATCGTGAACGTCGACGCCACCAAACCCGAGATCACCGAGGCTGTCGAGGAGCGCTTCGACGTCGAGGTCGTCAAGATCAACACGCAGGTGACGATGGAGGGCAAAAAGAAAGCGACGGTTACGCTGTCGACTGACGACGACGCCCAGGAAGTCGCCTCCAGAATCGGGGTGTTCTGA
- a CDS encoding 50S ribosomal protein L2 — translation MGRRIQGQRRGRGTPTFRAPSHRYKAKLDHRKEGDDDVVSGTVVDIEHDPARSAPVAAVEFEDGDQRLVLAPEGITVGEEIQVGVSAEIKPGNTLPLAEIPEGVPVCNVESKPGDGGKFARASGVNADLITHDRDAAVVQLPSGEVKRLDPQCRATIGVVAGGGRTEKPFVKAGKKYHKMRARGTKYPRVRGVAMNAVDHPFGGGGRQHPGRPKSVSRDAPPGRKVGDIASRRTGRGGNK, via the coding sequence ATGGGACGCAGAATTCAGGGCCAACGACGCGGACGCGGCACGCCCACGTTCCGGGCGCCAAGCCACCGCTACAAGGCGAAGCTCGACCACCGGAAAGAAGGAGACGACGACGTCGTCTCCGGCACGGTCGTCGACATCGAACACGATCCCGCGCGCTCGGCGCCGGTCGCCGCCGTCGAGTTCGAGGACGGCGATCAGCGTCTCGTCCTCGCACCCGAGGGTATCACAGTGGGCGAAGAGATCCAGGTCGGCGTCTCCGCGGAGATCAAGCCGGGCAACACGCTCCCGCTCGCGGAGATCCCCGAAGGAGTACCGGTCTGCAACGTCGAATCGAAGCCGGGTGACGGCGGTAAGTTCGCCCGCGCCTCCGGCGTCAACGCAGACCTGATCACCCACGACCGCGACGCCGCGGTCGTCCAGTTGCCCAGCGGCGAGGTCAAACGCCTCGACCCGCAGTGTCGGGCAACGATCGGCGTCGTCGCCGGCGGTGGGCGGACGGAGAAGCCGTTCGTCAAAGCCGGCAAAAAGTACCACAAGATGCGCGCACGAGGTACGAAGTACCCACGCGTCCGTGGGGTCGCGATGAACGCCGTCGACCACCCCTTCGGTGGCGGTGGCCGCCAGCACCCCGGTCGCCCCAAGTCCGTCTCGCGGGACGCCCCGCCGGGACGGAAGGTGGGTGACATCGCTTCGCGCCGAACCGGCCGAGGTGGGAACAAATGA
- a CDS encoding 30S ribosomal protein S19 has product MSQEYRTGREGEEFTYRGHTLEELQEMELEDVAELLPARKRRSIVRGLDEEQQKLLEKAREKDEQETANSPIRTHLRDMPVLPEFVGLTFAVYSGQEFGRVRVEPEMIGHYLGEFQLTRNSVEHGQAGIGATRSSKFVPLK; this is encoded by the coding sequence ATGAGCCAAGAGTACAGAACCGGCCGCGAGGGTGAGGAGTTCACCTACCGCGGCCACACGCTTGAGGAGCTGCAGGAGATGGAGCTCGAGGACGTCGCGGAACTGCTCCCCGCACGGAAGCGGCGAAGTATCGTACGCGGACTCGACGAGGAGCAACAGAAGCTGCTCGAGAAAGCCCGCGAGAAAGACGAGCAGGAGACTGCAAACTCGCCGATCCGGACGCATCTGCGCGACATGCCGGTGCTGCCGGAGTTCGTTGGACTCACGTTCGCCGTCTACAGCGGCCAGGAGTTCGGCCGCGTCCGAGTAGAGCCCGAGATGATCGGCCACTATCTCGGCGAGTTCCAGCTGACACGCAACTCCGTCGAACACGGACAGGCGGGGATCGGTGCCACTCGCTCGTCGAAGTTCGTCCCACTGAAGTGA
- a CDS encoding 50S ribosomal protein L22 translates to MGINYSVDADPDTTARAMLRERHMSHKHSKEIAREIKGKRVDEAQEYLEAVIAGERSLPLKSHNTGAGHRSDIDGWDAGGYPTKASEAFLDLLENVAANAENQGFDGEAMEIVHCAAHKVGESIGRKPRAMGRATAWNTPQVDVEIVVEEPEDEEGDN, encoded by the coding sequence ATGGGAATCAACTACTCGGTCGACGCGGACCCGGACACCACCGCGAGAGCGATGCTCCGGGAGCGTCACATGAGTCACAAGCACAGCAAAGAGATCGCCCGCGAGATCAAGGGCAAGCGCGTCGACGAGGCCCAGGAGTACCTCGAGGCGGTCATCGCCGGCGAGCGATCGCTCCCCCTCAAGTCGCACAACACCGGTGCGGGCCACCGCTCGGACATCGACGGCTGGGACGCCGGCGGCTACCCGACGAAAGCCTCCGAAGCGTTCCTCGACTTGCTCGAGAACGTCGCTGCCAACGCGGAGAACCAGGGCTTCGACGGTGAGGCGATGGAGATCGTCCACTGCGCCGCCCACAAGGTCGGCGAGTCGATCGGCCGCAAGCCCCGCGCGATGGGGCGGGCGACGGCGTGGAACACGCCGCAGGTCGACGTCGAGATCGTCGTCGAAGAACCCGAAGACGAGGAGGGAGATAACTGA
- a CDS encoding 30S ribosomal protein S3 produces MADEHQFIENGLQRSQIDEFFAEELGRAGYGGMEVAKTPMGTQIVLKAEKPGMVIGKGGENIRKVTRALEEQFNLDDPQIDVQEVDEPDLNARIVADRLANALERGWYFRKAGHTTIDRIMDAGALGAEIVLAGKVTGARSRVEKFNRGYIKHNGEPAEEIVDHGQGVAVMKLGTIGVTVKIIPPGAELPDDFRIHEDLDPEEVVPEAVEANEGVEELLEAEPEEADEPEAEEAEADVEAEEAPELDEEVVEEVIEEEVAADEAEADADADAEADADAEAEEDLEELEEDVEAEAEELLEEMEAEDEDEADEGGDA; encoded by the coding sequence ATGGCAGACGAACACCAGTTCATCGAAAACGGCCTGCAGCGCTCGCAGATCGACGAGTTCTTCGCCGAAGAGCTCGGTCGAGCGGGCTATGGCGGGATGGAAGTCGCGAAGACGCCGATGGGGACGCAGATCGTCCTCAAAGCCGAGAAGCCCGGTATGGTCATCGGCAAGGGCGGTGAGAACATCCGGAAAGTGACCCGCGCACTCGAGGAGCAGTTCAACCTCGACGACCCCCAGATCGACGTTCAGGAGGTCGACGAACCCGACCTCAACGCGCGGATCGTCGCCGACCGGCTGGCCAACGCGCTCGAGCGCGGCTGGTACTTCCGGAAGGCCGGTCACACGACGATCGACCGGATCATGGACGCTGGCGCGCTGGGCGCCGAGATCGTCCTCGCCGGGAAGGTCACGGGCGCGCGTTCGCGCGTCGAGAAGTTCAACCGTGGCTACATCAAGCACAACGGCGAACCCGCCGAGGAGATCGTTGATCACGGCCAGGGCGTCGCCGTCATGAAGCTCGGCACGATCGGCGTGACGGTCAAGATCATCCCGCCGGGAGCCGAGCTCCCCGACGACTTCCGCATCCACGAGGATCTCGATCCCGAAGAGGTCGTCCCCGAGGCCGTCGAGGCCAACGAAGGCGTCGAGGAACTGCTCGAGGCCGAACCCGAGGAAGCCGACGAGCCCGAAGCCGAGGAGGCTGAAGCCGACGTCGAGGCCGAAGAAGCGCCCGAACTCGACGAAGAGGTCGTCGAGGAGGTCATCGAAGAGGAAGTCGCCGCTGACGAAGCGGAAGCAGACGCCGACGCTGACGCGGAAGCAGATGCCGACGCGGAGGCCGAGGAAGACCTCGAGGAACTCGAGGAGGACGTCGAGGCCGAAGCCGAGGAGCTCCTCGAGGAGATGGAAGCCGAAGACGAGGACGAAGCCGACGAGGGAGGTGACGCCTGA
- the rpmC gene encoding 50S ribosomal protein L29, which yields MAILHVEEMRDMTPAEREVELEELETELLNAKSVLAAGGAPENPGEIGELKRTIARLKTVQREEGDLDDAQDEA from the coding sequence ATGGCGATCTTGCACGTCGAGGAGATGCGCGACATGACGCCCGCCGAGCGCGAGGTCGAACTCGAGGAGCTCGAGACGGAGCTGCTGAACGCGAAGTCCGTGCTGGCCGCCGGTGGTGCCCCGGAGAACCCGGGCGAAATCGGCGAGCTCAAGCGGACGATCGCGCGGCTCAAGACGGTTCAGCGGGAAGAGGGCGATCTGGACGACGCCCAAGACGAAGCATAG
- a CDS encoding ribonuclease P protein component 1, whose amino-acid sequence MALTPETLPRHELNGLPVRVVESDDPGRVGLEGRVVIETTNTLHIAARDDGEVRVVQVPKSGSVFEFAITDDAAGLEKGSGTASKLADTQPSTSDDFEDRAGEDVAYVTVDGSRLLSRPARRTETSGDSPWQ is encoded by the coding sequence ATGGCACTGACACCCGAGACCCTGCCGCGACACGAACTCAACGGCCTGCCGGTCCGCGTCGTCGAGAGCGACGACCCCGGCCGGGTCGGCCTCGAGGGGCGCGTCGTCATCGAGACGACGAACACCCTCCACATCGCGGCTCGTGACGACGGCGAGGTTCGGGTGGTCCAGGTGCCGAAATCGGGCTCAGTATTCGAGTTCGCGATCACAGATGACGCCGCCGGTCTCGAGAAGGGATCGGGGACTGCGTCCAAACTGGCCGACACTCAACCCTCGACGTCAGACGACTTCGAGGACCGGGCTGGCGAGGACGTAGCCTACGTTACGGTCGATGGATCGCGACTGCTCTCACGACCCGCCCGACGGACGGAAACAAGTGGTGATTCACCATGGCAATAG
- a CDS encoding 30S ribosomal protein S17, translating into MAIGLDVDTPPEPEEPEEYDYEKCPFYGELPVRGQILEGLVVSTDMDKTVVVEREYDVTVPKYDRQMKRRSRIPAHVPGVLEPLSVGDTVKIAETRPLSKTKSHVVVEVTEEATAEDVAELTGQAEPEPELSAEDLAAGGDEDADAGEQ; encoded by the coding sequence ATGGCAATAGGACTAGACGTTGACACCCCTCCGGAACCAGAAGAGCCGGAGGAATACGACTACGAGAAGTGTCCGTTCTACGGCGAGCTTCCCGTTCGAGGTCAGATCCTCGAGGGACTCGTCGTCTCGACGGACATGGACAAGACCGTAGTCGTCGAGCGAGAGTACGACGTGACGGTACCCAAATACGACCGTCAGATGAAACGTCGCTCGCGCATTCCGGCACACGTGCCGGGCGTGCTCGAGCCGCTCTCGGTCGGTGACACGGTCAAGATCGCAGAGACCCGACCACTGTCGAAGACGAAATCGCACGTGGTCGTCGAAGTAACCGAAGAAGCGACCGCCGAGGACGTCGCCGAGCTTACCGGTCAGGCCGAGCCTGAGCCGGAGCTCTCGGCTGAGGACCTCGCGGCCGGTGGCGACGAAGACGCAGACGCGGGTGAGCAGTGA
- a CDS encoding 50S ribosomal protein L14, with amino-acid sequence MEAIKADVTQGLVKGSLVTCADNTGARELKVISVSGYHGTKNRQPKAGLGDKVTVSVTKGTPEMRRQVLEAVVVRQRQTIRRPDGTRVKFEDNAAVIIDENEEARGTEIKGPIAREVAERFGAIASTATMIV; translated from the coding sequence ATGGAGGCGATCAAAGCCGACGTCACGCAAGGGCTCGTCAAGGGCTCGCTCGTCACGTGTGCCGACAACACGGGCGCACGCGAGCTGAAGGTCATCAGCGTCTCGGGCTACCACGGCACCAAGAACCGCCAGCCGAAGGCGGGACTCGGTGACAAGGTGACCGTCTCGGTCACCAAAGGGACTCCCGAGATGCGCCGACAGGTCCTCGAGGCCGTCGTCGTCCGCCAGCGACAGACGATTCGCCGGCCGGATGGCACGCGCGTGAAGTTCGAGGACAACGCGGCGGTCATCATCGACGAGAACGAAGAGGCCCGCGGAACGGAGATCAAGGGCCCGATCGCCCGCGAAGTCGCAGAGCGCTTCGGAGCAATCGCGAGCACAGCCACGATGATCGTATGA
- the rplX gene encoding 50S ribosomal protein L24: protein MSRQPRKQRNETERAPLHQRHAQLHATLSEELREEYDTRRTRVNVGDTVEVMRGDHAGHEGEVLRTILKDGVIHVEGVTVETADGEEVPRPTYPSNVRITALDLEDERREARLEGDNE from the coding sequence ATGAGCAGACAACCACGCAAACAGCGAAACGAAACGGAGCGTGCCCCGCTGCACCAGCGACACGCACAGCTTCACGCGACCCTCTCTGAGGAGCTTCGCGAGGAGTACGACACTCGCCGGACCCGCGTCAACGTGGGCGACACCGTCGAGGTCATGCGCGGCGACCACGCCGGGCACGAAGGCGAGGTGCTCCGGACGATCCTCAAAGACGGCGTCATCCACGTCGAGGGGGTCACGGTCGAGACGGCCGACGGCGAAGAGGTGCCGCGGCCAACCTACCCGTCGAACGTCCGGATCACGGCGCTCGACCTCGAGGACGAGCGACGCGAGGCACGCCTCGAAGGTGATAACGAATGA
- a CDS encoding 30S ribosomal protein S4e — protein sequence MSNHQKRLSVPKSWPVERKTDTFTVKARAGPHGEDGVPLLILLRDVLGYVDSRKEARYALSQDAILVNGDPINDEGRPIGMFDIVAFPQREEYYRVFPDEGGRLSLTPIDADAAGSRLGKVAGKRQVQGGNTQLSLHDGTNVVVDSDEYSTNDSIVVDNETKEIVAHFPYEEGELVTAVRGNHGGKIGSLEEIEVTYGSGSNIVTVETLDGEETFETVEEYVVVIDENFIGDEGGDDE from the coding sequence ATGAGCAACCACCAGAAACGACTCTCGGTACCGAAGTCCTGGCCGGTCGAGCGCAAGACCGACACGTTCACCGTCAAGGCCCGCGCGGGCCCCCACGGCGAGGACGGCGTCCCGCTGCTAATCTTGCTTCGGGACGTGCTGGGCTACGTCGACTCCCGAAAAGAAGCGCGCTACGCGCTCAGCCAGGACGCAATCCTGGTCAACGGCGACCCGATCAACGACGAGGGACGCCCGATCGGGATGTTCGACATCGTCGCGTTCCCCCAGCGTGAGGAGTACTACCGCGTCTTCCCCGACGAGGGCGGACGCCTCTCGCTGACACCGATCGACGCCGACGCGGCCGGAAGCCGCCTCGGCAAGGTCGCGGGCAAGCGCCAGGTCCAGGGTGGGAACACCCAGCTGTCGCTACACGACGGAACGAACGTCGTCGTCGACTCCGACGAGTACAGCACGAACGACTCGATCGTCGTCGACAACGAAACCAAAGAGATCGTCGCCCACTTCCCGTACGAAGAGGGCGAACTCGTGACCGCCGTCCGCGGTAACCACGGCGGTAAGATCGGCTCGCTCGAGGAGATCGAGGTCACCTACGGCAGCGGCTCGAACATCGTCACCGTCGAGACGCTCGACGGCGAGGAGACGTTCGAGACCGTCGAGGAGTACGTCGTCGTCATCGACGAGAACTTCATCGGAGATGAGGGAGGTGACGACGAATGA
- a CDS encoding 50S ribosomal protein L5, which produces MSEAEFHEMREPRVEKVVVHMGVGRGGRDLGHAEDIIEDVTGQQSVRTQAKRTEPDFGIRQGDPIGTKVTLRGEDAESFLETALPLAELSSTQFDETGNFSFGVEEHTEFPSQEYDPTVGIYGMDVTVNLVRPGYRVAKRDKASQTIPSRHRLTPEDAIAFLESNFDVEVTEDE; this is translated from the coding sequence ATGAGCGAGGCCGAGTTCCACGAGATGCGCGAACCCCGCGTCGAGAAGGTCGTCGTCCACATGGGCGTCGGCCGCGGTGGCCGCGACCTCGGTCACGCCGAGGACATCATCGAGGACGTCACCGGCCAGCAGAGCGTCCGCACGCAGGCCAAACGGACCGAGCCGGACTTCGGCATCCGCCAGGGCGACCCGATCGGTACGAAGGTCACCCTCCGTGGCGAGGACGCCGAGTCGTTCCTCGAGACCGCGCTGCCGCTCGCGGAGCTCTCGTCGACGCAGTTCGACGAGACGGGCAACTTCAGCTTCGGCGTCGAGGAACACACCGAGTTCCCGAGCCAGGAGTACGACCCGACCGTCGGGATCTACGGGATGGACGTCACCGTCAACCTGGTGCGTCCGGGCTACCGCGTCGCGAAACGCGATAAGGCCAGCCAGACGATTCCGTCGAGACACCGACTCACACCGGAGGACGCCATCGCGTTCCTCGAGTCGAACTTCGACGTCGAGGTGACCGAGGATGAGTGA
- a CDS encoding 30S ribosomal protein S14 — MSESENETGEVATGQTEACPRCGRKQGLVGKYDINLCRQCFREIARDMGFKKYK, encoded by the coding sequence ATGAGTGAAAGCGAGAACGAGACGGGTGAGGTCGCGACGGGGCAGACCGAAGCGTGCCCACGCTGTGGCCGCAAACAGGGGCTGGTCGGCAAGTACGACATCAACCTCTGTCGGCAGTGTTTCCGCGAGATCGCCCGCGACATGGGATTCAAGAAGTACAAATGA
- a CDS encoding 30S ribosomal protein S8 gives MTGNDPLSNALSGIDNAESVGHLSHEVTPASNEIGSVLEVFYDRGYIDGFEFVDDGKAGRFEVELKGAINECGPVKPRYSAKADEFEKWEKRYLPARDFGALVVTTSSGIMSHYEAREQGIGGQVIAYVY, from the coding sequence ATGACCGGAAACGACCCACTCAGCAACGCACTCTCGGGGATCGACAACGCCGAGAGCGTGGGGCATCTCAGCCACGAGGTAACGCCCGCCTCGAACGAGATCGGCAGCGTACTCGAGGTCTTCTACGACCGCGGGTACATCGACGGCTTCGAGTTCGTCGACGACGGTAAAGCCGGTCGGTTCGAGGTCGAACTGAAAGGAGCGATCAACGAGTGTGGCCCCGTGAAGCCACGTTACTCGGCCAAAGCCGACGAGTTCGAGAAGTGGGAGAAGCGATACCTCCCCGCTCGGGACTTCGGCGCGCTCGTCGTCACGACGAGCAGTGGCATCATGAGCCACTACGAGGCCAGAGAGCAGGGCATCGGGGGCCAGGTGATCGCGTACGTCTACTAA
- a CDS encoding 50S ribosomal protein L6, whose translation MRVALEIPDEVTAEVDHLDLTVEGPNGAVTRRLWYPNVSVEVEDDHVVIESDVENAKTNSTVGTFESHVENAFHGVTEGWEYEMGVFYSHFPMQVRVEGDEVVIENFLGEKAPRRTTIHGDTDVSVDGETVTLSGPNKDDVGQTAADIEQLTKVKGKDTRVFQDGVYITAKPANGGA comes from the coding sequence ATGAGAGTAGCACTGGAAATCCCCGACGAGGTAACCGCCGAAGTCGACCACCTCGACCTGACCGTTGAGGGACCGAACGGCGCCGTCACGCGCCGCCTCTGGTACCCGAACGTCTCAGTCGAGGTCGAAGACGACCACGTGGTGATCGAGAGCGACGTCGAGAACGCGAAGACCAACTCGACCGTCGGCACGTTCGAGAGCCACGTCGAGAACGCGTTCCACGGCGTGACCGAGGGCTGGGAGTACGAGATGGGAGTCTTTTACTCTCACTTCCCGATGCAGGTCCGCGTGGAGGGCGACGAGGTCGTCATCGAGAACTTCCTCGGCGAGAAAGCACCGCGACGAACGACTATCCACGGTGACACGGACGTCTCCGTCGACGGCGAGACCGTAACCCTGTCCGGTCCCAACAAGGACGACGTCGGACAGACCGCCGCCGACATCGAACAGCTGACCAAGGTGAAAGGCAAGGACACCCGCGTCTTCCAGGACGGCGTCTACATCACCGCCAAACCCGCCAACGGAGGTGCCTGA
- a CDS encoding 50S ribosomal protein L32e, with the protein MADEEQQAQEDVDAEDDGPEELEDISGVGSSKAEALREAGYESVTDVREASQDDLAEVDGIGMALAARIKADVGDLEVTEEAEAEIEDEAAEEEAEPAEDVETELQPRGLVEKTPELTDDEQRLLARRKREGKPQFNRQDYHKKKRTPESWRRPRGGLSKQRRGIKGKGPKVQAGYRTPTTVRGKHPSGFEEVRVENVDDLEDVDGDTQAVRIGSSVGARKRERIEEEAEADGIRVLNPTYVEVEVEK; encoded by the coding sequence ATGGCAGACGAAGAACAGCAAGCCCAGGAAGACGTCGACGCCGAGGACGACGGTCCAGAAGAGCTCGAGGACATCAGCGGCGTCGGCTCGAGCAAAGCCGAGGCGCTTCGCGAGGCCGGCTACGAGTCCGTCACGGACGTCAGAGAGGCCTCACAGGACGACCTCGCCGAGGTCGACGGCATCGGGATGGCACTGGCCGCCCGTATCAAAGCCGACGTCGGTGACCTCGAGGTCACCGAAGAGGCCGAAGCCGAGATCGAAGACGAAGCCGCCGAGGAGGAAGCAGAGCCGGCCGAAGACGTCGAAACGGAGCTCCAGCCGCGTGGACTCGTCGAGAAGACGCCGGAGCTCACCGACGACGAACAGCGGCTGCTCGCCCGCCGCAAGCGCGAGGGCAAGCCACAGTTCAACCGGCAGGACTACCACAAGAAAAAGCGCACGCCGGAATCGTGGCGTCGCCCCCGTGGTGGCCTCTCGAAGCAACGGCGCGGGATCAAAGGCAAGGGCCCGAAGGTCCAGGCCGGCTACCGCACGCCCACGACGGTGCGCGGGAAGCACCCGAGCGGCTTCGAGGAGGTTCGCGTCGAGAACGTCGACGACCTCGAGGACGTCGACGGCGACACGCAGGCGGTTCGAATCGGTTCGTCCGTCGGCGCTCGCAAGCGCGAGCGGATCGAAGAGGAGGCTGAAGCGGACGGGATTCGCGTCCTGAACCCGACCTACGTCGAAGTCGAGGTGGAGAAATGA
- a CDS encoding 50S ribosomal protein L19e, producing the protein MTDLRAQRRLAADVLDVGKNRVWFDPDAQGDIAAAITREEIRDLVEEGLIQAKDARGNSRGRARERNQKRAYGHRKGPGTRKGKKGARQNEKAQWQQQIRAQRRTLRELRDKGELTPTEYRELYRKASGGEFRSVRYLLNYIDDNYGDQ; encoded by the coding sequence ATGACTGACCTGCGCGCACAGCGACGGCTCGCGGCGGACGTCTTAGACGTCGGGAAGAACCGCGTCTGGTTCGACCCCGACGCCCAGGGCGACATCGCGGCGGCCATCACGCGAGAGGAGATCCGCGACCTCGTTGAGGAGGGCCTGATTCAGGCCAAAGACGCCCGCGGTAACTCGCGTGGCCGCGCCCGCGAGCGCAACCAGAAACGCGCCTACGGTCACCGCAAGGGGCCGGGCACCCGGAAGGGGAAGAAAGGCGCACGGCAGAACGAGAAAGCACAGTGGCAACAGCAGATCCGTGCACAGCGACGGACGCTGCGGGAACTCCGCGACAAGGGCGAACTCACGCCCACGGAGTACCGCGAGCTCTACCGCAAGGCGAGCGGTGGCGAGTTCCGAAGCGTCCGGTACCTGTTGAACTACATCGACGACAACTACGGTGACCAATAA
- a CDS encoding 50S ribosomal protein L18: MATGPRYKVPMRRRREVRTDYHQRLRLLKSGKPRLVARKSNKHTTAQLIVPGPQGDETLANAHSSDLEEYGWEAPTGNLPAAYLTGLLAGKRALEAGVEEAVLDIGLNTATPGNKVFAVQEGAIDAGVEIPHNDSVLADWSRTRGEHIAEYAEQLEEPLYADFDATELPEHFDAVREAILE; encoded by the coding sequence ATGGCAACAGGACCACGATACAAGGTACCGATGCGTCGTCGCCGCGAGGTCCGGACGGACTACCATCAGAGGTTGCGCCTGCTGAAATCGGGCAAGCCCCGGCTGGTCGCTCGCAAGAGCAACAAGCACACTACGGCGCAGCTGATCGTCCCCGGACCCCAGGGCGACGAAACGCTCGCGAACGCACACTCGAGCGACCTCGAGGAGTACGGCTGGGAAGCCCCAACGGGTAACCTTCCAGCAGCGTACCTCACCGGCCTGCTGGCCGGCAAACGAGCGCTCGAGGCGGGCGTCGAGGAGGCCGTGCTGGATATCGGCCTCAACACGGCGACGCCCGGCAACAAGGTGTTCGCGGTACAGGAAGGAGCGATCGACGCGGGCGTCGAGATTCCGCACAACGACAGCGTCCTCGCAGACTGGTCGCGCACGCGCGGCGAGCACATCGCCGAGTACGCCGAACAGCTCGAGGAGCCGCTGTATGCGGACTTCGACGCCACGGAACTCCCCGAACACTTCGATGCGGTACGAGAGGCGATCCTAGAATGA
- a CDS encoding 30S ribosomal protein S5, which yields MSRNDYDDGWQPVTRLGTMVQEGEIDTMQAALDSGLPLKEPEIVDQLLPGLDDEVLDINMVQRMTDSGRRVKFRCVVAVGNRDGFVGYAEGRDDQVGSAIQKAIGIAKLNIIQVPRGSGSWEDRSDRPHSLTHRTKGKAGSVEVELIPAPEGLGLAASDTVRAVLELAGIENAWTKSFGNTRTTVNLAKATFNALENASQSRTPAAREVVEQ from the coding sequence ATGAGTCGAAACGACTACGACGACGGCTGGCAGCCTGTCACCCGTCTCGGCACAATGGTACAGGAGGGCGAGATCGACACGATGCAGGCCGCCCTCGACTCGGGACTCCCGCTCAAAGAGCCCGAGATCGTCGACCAGCTCCTCCCCGGACTGGACGACGAGGTGCTGGACATCAACATGGTCCAGCGCATGACCGACTCCGGCCGCCGGGTCAAGTTCCGGTGTGTCGTCGCCGTCGGCAACCGCGACGGCTTCGTCGGCTACGCCGAGGGACGGGACGACCAGGTCGGCTCGGCCATCCAGAAGGCGATCGGCATCGCGAAGCTGAACATCATCCAGGTTCCCCGGGGCTCTGGCTCCTGGGAGGACCGCTCGGACCGACCCCACTCGCTGACCCACCGGACGAAAGGGAAAGCAGGCTCGGTCGAAGTCGAGCTCATCCCGGCCCCCGAGGGCCTGGGCCTGGCCGCGAGCGACACCGTCCGCGCGGTGCTCGAGCTCGCCGGCATCGAGAACGCCTGGACGAAGAGCTTCGGCAACACCCGCACGACGGTCAATCTGGCGAAGGCGACGTTCAACGCACTCGAGAACGCCTCGCAGTCGCGCACGCCGGCCGCACGTGAGGTGGTCGAACAATGA
- a CDS encoding 50S ribosomal protein L30 encodes MKAIVQLRGEVNRSSDVDDTLSMLNIHKVNHATVVPDTDAYRGMITKVNDFVAYGEPSVEVLETVLAKRAEPLEGRQSDVDEEWLAEHTDYDDFAELAEALLDEETTLREQGLSPTLRLHPPRGGHEGIKHPAIEGGQLGKHTTEEINDLLTSMR; translated from the coding sequence ATGAAAGCGATCGTCCAGCTGCGCGGTGAGGTGAACCGCTCGAGCGACGTTGACGATACGCTGTCGATGCTCAACATCCACAAGGTCAACCACGCGACGGTCGTCCCCGACACCGACGCCTACCGTGGGATGATCACGAAGGTCAACGACTTCGTCGCCTACGGCGAACCCTCGGTGGAAGTGCTCGAGACGGTGCTCGCAAAGCGCGCCGAGCCCCTCGAGGGTCGACAGTCGGACGTCGACGAGGAGTGGCTCGCCGAGCACACCGACTACGACGACTTCGCCGAGTTAGCCGAGGCGCTGCTCGACGAGGAGACGACCCTGCGCGAGCAGGGACTGTCGCCGACGCTCCGCCTGCACCCGCCACGTGGCGGTCACGAGGGTATCAAGCACCCGGCAATCGAAGGCGGCCAACTCGGAAAACATACAACGGAGGAGATTAACGACCTCCTAACGTCGATGCGATAA